One genomic window of Leptotrichia shahii includes the following:
- a CDS encoding trans-sulfuration enzyme family protein has product MKFETKTIHGVRKGKKKELWGTNVNFASTFPVAEFGVIQEFEYSRVSAPTRNELEEILAALENGKYAYAFSSGMATTTSVFTMFSAGDHIILGQDIYGGTYRILHDIYSRFGIESTFVDTTDLENIRKALKPNTKAIFIETPSNPLLDVTDIKGVVKLAKEHNLITIADNTFMTPYLQKPLDFGIDIVVHSATKFLSGHHDLLAGVAITNNEELAEKIKFSQVAAGALISPFDSWLLMRSLKTLKLRVEAAQENAKKLIEFFQKHDAVDKIYYPTLDTNKGKKIHESQATGGGSVFSFTLKDDSKVKTFFESLNVALFAASLGGAETLVTHPSTITHAEMPEEEKEARGFTHSLIRVAAGFENIDDLIEDFKQALEK; this is encoded by the coding sequence ATGAAATTTGAAACAAAAACAATACATGGGGTAAGAAAAGGGAAAAAGAAGGAATTATGGGGAACAAATGTTAATTTTGCTTCTACTTTTCCTGTTGCAGAATTTGGAGTGATACAGGAATTTGAATATTCTAGAGTTTCAGCACCTACAAGAAATGAACTGGAGGAAATTCTTGCGGCTCTTGAAAACGGAAAATATGCCTATGCCTTTTCATCTGGAATGGCAACTACAACATCTGTATTTACAATGTTTTCGGCTGGAGATCACATTATTTTGGGACAAGATATTTATGGCGGGACTTATAGAATTTTACATGACATTTACTCAAGATTTGGAATAGAATCTACATTTGTTGATACAACTGATTTAGAAAATATAAGAAAAGCTTTAAAACCTAATACAAAAGCAATTTTTATTGAAACACCGTCAAATCCGCTACTTGATGTAACTGACATAAAAGGAGTTGTAAAACTGGCGAAGGAGCATAATCTTATAACTATTGCAGATAATACGTTTATGACACCATATTTGCAAAAGCCGCTTGATTTTGGAATTGACATTGTAGTTCATAGTGCGACTAAGTTTTTATCTGGACATCATGACTTACTGGCTGGAGTTGCTATTACGAATAATGAGGAGCTTGCAGAAAAGATTAAATTTTCGCAAGTTGCGGCTGGTGCTTTGATTTCGCCGTTTGACAGCTGGCTTCTGATGAGAAGTTTGAAAACATTAAAATTAAGGGTGGAAGCGGCACAGGAAAATGCAAAAAAACTTATAGAATTTTTCCAAAAGCACGATGCAGTTGATAAAATTTACTATCCGACTTTAGATACAAATAAAGGTAAAAAAATTCATGAAAGTCAGGCAACAGGTGGAGGTTCAGTATTTTCATTTACTTTAAAAGATGATTCAAAAGTAAAAACATTTTTTGAAAGTTTAAATGTGGCATTATTTGCGGCAAGCCTTGGCGGAGCTGAAACATTGGTAACCCATCCAAGTACAATAACTCACGCTGAAATGCCTGAAGAAGAAAAGGAAGCTAGAGGATTTACACATTCATTGATTAGAGTTGCAGCTGGATTTGAAAATATTGATGACTTGATTGAAGATTTTAAACAAGCACTTGAAAAATAG
- the xseA gene encoding exodeoxyribonuclease VII large subunit, whose product MEQTVFSVSDINREVKMFLEGTNTFKNIFIEGELSNITYYRSGHLYFTLKDASASVKCAIFRYKYRGVPEDLKEGDLVKIRGSVTLYEANGSYQIVADFLEKSNSLGLLYEKMEMLKKLYFEKGYFSDEIKKQLPKLPINIGVVTADTGAAIRDIINTTHKRFPNVNIYLYPAKVQGEGAAREVSAGIEFFNRMNGEKQLEIDTLIVGRGGGSIEDLWAFNEEAVIEAIYKSEIPVISAVGHEIDNLLSDLVADKRAATPTQAAEILIPEKEKLTDKLESKKNLLSKLLLNRVTMMKKELEYRKNNYYIKNFGNILDNKKFDLMEKEQKLSRELRRIVQKSREQLDYRKQRFDRINLQKIILSEKENLKKKSAELNQIMLEFFENRKNELKYKKARLSKYSVSDILKQGYTITRKNGKIVKRGIELSKEDKLEIEFLDVKKKVVVK is encoded by the coding sequence ATGGAACAGACAGTATTTTCCGTAAGTGATATAAATAGGGAAGTTAAAATGTTTTTGGAGGGGACAAATACTTTTAAGAACATTTTTATTGAAGGGGAACTTTCTAATATTACATATTATCGTTCGGGACATTTGTATTTTACGTTAAAAGATGCAAGTGCAAGTGTAAAATGTGCTATTTTTCGTTATAAATATAGAGGAGTGCCTGAGGACTTAAAAGAAGGGGATTTAGTAAAAATTCGGGGTAGCGTCACGCTTTATGAAGCAAATGGAAGTTATCAGATTGTAGCGGATTTTCTTGAAAAAAGTAATTCTCTTGGGCTGCTTTATGAGAAAATGGAAATGCTTAAAAAGTTGTACTTTGAAAAGGGATATTTTTCTGATGAAATAAAAAAACAGTTACCCAAATTACCTATAAATATTGGTGTTGTAACGGCTGATACAGGAGCAGCAATCAGAGATATTATAAATACGACACACAAAAGATTTCCAAATGTAAATATTTACCTTTATCCAGCAAAAGTTCAAGGAGAGGGGGCAGCACGTGAAGTTTCAGCAGGGATTGAGTTTTTTAATAGAATGAATGGAGAGAAACAGCTTGAAATAGACACGCTTATTGTTGGACGTGGTGGAGGAAGCATTGAGGATTTGTGGGCATTTAATGAGGAAGCTGTGATAGAAGCCATTTATAAGTCTGAGATTCCTGTAATTTCAGCGGTAGGACATGAAATAGACAATCTTCTTTCGGACTTAGTCGCTGATAAACGGGCGGCTACACCAACTCAGGCAGCAGAAATCTTGATTCCTGAAAAAGAAAAATTGACAGATAAACTGGAAAGTAAAAAGAATCTTTTGAGCAAATTACTTTTAAATAGAGTCACAATGATGAAAAAAGAGCTGGAATACAGAAAAAATAACTATTATATAAAGAATTTTGGAAATATTCTGGATAATAAAAAATTTGACTTGATGGAAAAAGAACAGAAATTATCAAGAGAACTTAGAAGGATTGTACAAAAATCAAGAGAACAGCTGGATTACCGAAAACAGAGATTTGATAGAATTAATTTACAAAAAATAATTTTAAGTGAAAAAGAAAATTTGAAGAAAAAATCCGCTGAATTAAATCAGATAATGCTGGAATTTTTTGAGAATCGAAAAAATGAACTGAAATACAAAAAAGCTCGACTTTCAAAATATTCAGTAAGTGATATTTTGAAACAGGGATATACAATAACTAGAAAAAATGGGAAGATTGTTAAGAGAGGGATTGAACTTAGTAAGGAAGATAAGCTGGAGATAGAGTTTTTGGATGTTAAGAAGAAAGTGGTTGTTAAGTAA
- a CDS encoding energy-coupling factor transporter transmembrane component T family protein produces MAGTFLLEYIEKDSVIHRLNGAAKLICFILWTVAIMFTYDTRLLLALTFLGFVLFRISKIKFNEIKIVFYLITIFLMLNLIMIFLFSPLEGTKIYGTRHDIFKIFGNYVITKEQLFYEFNIFIKYFSVIPVALLFIITTNPSEFASSLNRIGVPYKFSYAVSIALRYIPTVQEDFITISKAQQAKGIDISKNVKLITRIKNISYTLMPLIFSSIEKIDIISNAMILRGFGKGKKRTWYQARKMKMPDVIAIFVTAIFVIASIVLIKINNGRFYNPFVN; encoded by the coding sequence ATGGCAGGTACATTTTTACTGGAGTATATTGAAAAGGATTCTGTGATTCATAGACTAAATGGAGCGGCAAAACTGATTTGTTTTATACTATGGACTGTTGCAATTATGTTTACTTATGATACGAGGCTTCTTTTAGCTTTGACATTTTTAGGATTTGTACTTTTCAGAATTTCCAAAATAAAGTTTAATGAAATAAAAATTGTATTTTATCTAATTACTATTTTTCTTATGTTAAATTTAATTATGATTTTTTTATTCTCTCCTCTTGAAGGAACGAAAATTTATGGAACAAGGCATGATATTTTCAAAATTTTTGGAAATTATGTAATAACGAAGGAACAGCTGTTTTATGAATTTAATATATTTATCAAGTATTTTTCAGTTATTCCTGTCGCTTTGCTGTTTATAATTACAACAAATCCAAGCGAGTTTGCATCTTCATTAAACAGGATAGGCGTACCGTATAAATTTTCTTATGCAGTTTCGATTGCACTTAGATATATTCCAACGGTGCAGGAGGATTTTATTACCATTAGCAAGGCACAGCAGGCAAAAGGAATAGATATTTCCAAAAATGTAAAATTAATAACAAGAATAAAAAACATATCCTATACATTAATGCCTTTAATATTTTCAAGCATTGAAAAAATAGATATCATAAGCAATGCAATGATTTTAAGAGGATTTGGAAAAGGAAAAAAGCGAACATGGTATCAGGCAAGAAAAATGAAAATGCCAGATGTTATAGCAATTTTTGTAACAGCAATATTCGTAATTGCTTCAATTGTACTTATAAAAATAAATAATGGAAGATTTTATAATCCTTTTGTAAATTAA
- a CDS encoding deoxycytidylate deaminase: MSKRDNYLSWDEYFMGIAFLSGMRSKDPSTQVGACITDEDKKIIGIGYNGFPHGSSDDEMPWEREGDFLETKYPYVVHAELNAILNSIKSLKNCTIYVTHFPCNECAKAIVQAGIKKVIYFSDKHKSLDSTKASKRIFENARVETKHLEIEKEAINIQFRD; this comes from the coding sequence ATGTCTAAAAGAGATAACTATTTATCATGGGATGAATATTTTATGGGAATTGCATTTTTGTCTGGAATGAGAAGCAAAGACCCGTCTACACAAGTTGGAGCTTGTATTACTGATGAGGATAAAAAGATTATTGGAATTGGTTATAACGGATTTCCGCACGGGAGTTCAGATGATGAGATGCCTTGGGAACGGGAAGGGGATTTTTTGGAAACGAAGTATCCTTATGTTGTCCATGCTGAGTTAAATGCAATTTTAAATAGTATAAAATCTCTTAAAAACTGCACTATTTACGTGACACATTTTCCTTGCAATGAATGTGCAAAGGCGATTGTTCAGGCGGGGATAAAGAAGGTGATATATTTTTCAGATAAACACAAGTCGCTTGATTCGACAAAAGCTTCAAAAAGGATTTTTGAAAATGCACGGGTAGAAACGAAACATCTTGAAATTGAGAAAGAAGCGATAAATATCCAGTTTAGAGATTAG
- a CDS encoding GNAT family N-acetyltransferase, producing the protein MNFRKSTFDDVDRILEIIEKAKVELRKLGLDQWQKGYPDRKSIESDVKLGISYVLEDIEGNRNDLKSENFTKILGTVVLSPEKEEPYSKIEGKWITDDDYMVIHRLAVDFDMKNKGIATKILEFSEEVCVENRILSLKADTHENNEPMKRLLEKNGFSFCGLIYLDREPDLGAKRVAYEKIIKIPHELL; encoded by the coding sequence GTGAATTTTAGAAAATCAACTTTTGATGATGTAGACAGAATTTTAGAAATCATCGAAAAAGCAAAAGTCGAACTAAGGAAACTTGGGTTAGATCAATGGCAAAAAGGATATCCTGATAGAAAATCTATTGAAAGTGATGTAAAATTGGGAATTAGTTATGTCCTTGAAGATATTGAAGGAAATAGAAATGATTTAAAATCAGAAAACTTTACAAAAATTTTAGGAACGGTTGTTTTATCACCTGAAAAGGAAGAGCCGTATTCTAAGATTGAAGGAAAATGGATAACAGATGATGATTATATGGTAATTCATAGGCTGGCAGTTGATTTTGATATGAAAAATAAGGGGATTGCAACAAAAATACTGGAATTTTCTGAAGAAGTTTGTGTTGAGAATAGGATACTTAGTCTGAAGGCGGATACACATGAAAATAATGAGCCAATGAAAAGGCTTCTTGAAAAAAATGGATTTAGTTTTTGTGGATTAATTTATTTGGATAGAGAGCCTGATTTAGGGGCAAAGCGTGTTGCTTATGAGAAGATAATAAAAATTCCGCATGAACTATTGTAA
- a CDS encoding thermonuclease family protein: MAKKIDEGKSQIVLIVAIIIIAAVMLFGMFNKGRKDAEKITKKSKNVKTSQNSDKKSSKTRKSKEKREVEPEILDGYQVLKVSDGDTINIQKVENGKFVGEILRIRMYGMDAPEKTQDYGSESRQALEKLVTGKNLSVEVKNKDRYGRTVAIIYADGKNVNEEMVKTGNAWWYQEYAKKDAQFEEYQENAKQKKLGLFSRKGYTEPWNYRKEKKAAASSRTKSK, encoded by the coding sequence ATGGCAAAAAAAATTGATGAAGGGAAATCTCAAATAGTTTTAATTGTTGCAATAATTATAATTGCTGCGGTTATGCTTTTTGGAATGTTTAACAAAGGCAGAAAAGATGCTGAAAAAATTACTAAAAAATCCAAGAATGTAAAAACTTCCCAAAATAGTGACAAAAAAAGTTCTAAAACTAGAAAATCTAAAGAAAAAAGAGAGGTTGAACCCGAAATTTTAGATGGCTATCAAGTGTTGAAAGTTAGTGATGGAGATACGATTAATATTCAAAAGGTTGAGAACGGGAAATTTGTTGGAGAAATATTGAGAATTAGGATGTATGGAATGGATGCACCTGAAAAGACTCAGGATTATGGATCTGAAAGTAGACAGGCACTTGAAAAATTAGTGACTGGAAAAAATTTGAGCGTGGAAGTGAAGAATAAGGATAGATATGGCAGAACAGTTGCTATTATTTATGCGGATGGTAAAAATGTCAATGAAGAAATGGTAAAAACGGGAAATGCCTGGTGGTATCAAGAATATGCCAAAAAAGATGCACAATTTGAAGAATATCAAGAAAATGCGAAACAGAAAAAATTGGGACTTTTTTCTAGAAAAGGATATACAGAACCTTGGAATTATAGGAAAGAGAAGAAGGCGGCAGCATCAAGCAGAACTAAAAGTAAATAG
- a CDS encoding PD-(D/E)XK nuclease domain-containing protein, with product MINGNYEKFRLEIRELLKNTISFRNLKEENSYHLFVIGLVSIISENYFVRSNVESGDGIPDLVLKPKDKNKKAFIFEFKKR from the coding sequence TTGATTAATGGAAATTATGAAAAATTTAGATTGGAAATAAGGGAACTTTTAAAAAATACGATAAGTTTTAGGAACTTGAAGGAGGAAAATTCTTATCATCTGTTTGTAATTGGGCTAGTTTCGATAATATCAGAAAATTATTTTGTAAGATCAAATGTAGAAAGTGGAGATGGAATCCCTGATTTGGTATTGAAGCCAAAAGATAAAAATAAAAAAGCATTTATATTTGAATTTAAGAAAAGATAG
- a CDS encoding PD-(D/E)XK nuclease domain-containing protein, with translation MNLRKDRKNLKRTAKSALKQIDDRNYFEGLKYEGYKEIVKIGMGFRKKDVEVVVEEE, from the coding sequence TTGAATTTAAGAAAAGATAGAAAAAATTTGAAAAGAACTGCAAAAAGCGCCTTGAAGCAAATAGATGACAGGAATTATTTTGAAGGGTTAAAATATGAAGGTTATAAAGAAATTGTGAAAATTGGGATGGGATTTAGGAAAAAGGATGTGGAGGTTGTAGTAGAGGAAGAATGA
- a CDS encoding ABC transporter ATP-binding protein: MDENRKVAINFENFTFRYESQSEPTLHNINLKIYEGEKVVIIGPSGSGKSTLGHCINGLVPYFYKGEITGKFEIYGKKCKEVFEHSKYVGTVLQDSDAQFVGLTVAEDIAFALENDEVETQVMKEKVKEIAKFVKIETLLDLKPHDLSGGQKQKVSLAGIMVDNTNIVLYDEPLANLDPLSGKYAIELIDELHNNKKLTTIIIEHRLEDVLHRRIDRIIVVNEGRIVADDMPDNILTGNLLSSMNIREPLYISLLKYSNANLEKYSSISNIEKIDFSETRDSILNWIKYNSPKAREKSEEILLKLENISFSYNEKRKILKNIDIDVKKGEMISIVGSNGAGKSTLSKVIAGFEKQDEGKIYYKNLDISDENITKRAEKIGFVLQNPNAMISKVTVFDEVALGLKTRGVSEDEIEKRVIEILEICKLKPFRKWPIKALSYGQKKRVTIASVLVLQPEMIIVDEPTAGQDLFHYREIMEFLKQLNELGITILFITHDMHLMLEYTDKAYVFNEGKIIKSGNPAQILADRNVLEQANLKETSLHYVAEKAGINSEELIKTFVHYEKEQKRAGD; the protein is encoded by the coding sequence TTGGACGAAAATAGAAAAGTTGCTATAAATTTTGAAAATTTTACATTTAGGTATGAAAGTCAGTCGGAACCGACATTACATAATATAAATTTGAAAATTTACGAAGGGGAGAAAGTCGTTATAATAGGTCCGTCAGGCTCGGGGAAAAGTACTTTGGGACATTGTATAAATGGACTTGTTCCTTATTTTTACAAGGGAGAAATAACAGGAAAGTTTGAGATTTATGGGAAAAAGTGTAAGGAAGTGTTTGAACATTCTAAATATGTGGGAACTGTTCTTCAGGATTCGGATGCACAGTTTGTGGGACTTACTGTTGCAGAGGATATAGCGTTTGCTCTGGAAAATGATGAAGTTGAAACGCAAGTTATGAAAGAGAAGGTAAAGGAAATTGCAAAATTTGTAAAAATTGAAACATTGCTTGACTTGAAGCCACATGATTTATCTGGTGGACAAAAGCAGAAAGTTTCACTCGCTGGAATAATGGTGGACAATACCAACATTGTTCTTTATGATGAACCGCTTGCAAATCTTGATCCTTTGAGCGGAAAATACGCTATTGAACTGATAGATGAACTTCATAATAATAAAAAACTAACTACAATAATTATAGAGCATAGGCTTGAAGATGTACTGCATAGGAGAATTGACAGGATTATTGTTGTGAATGAAGGCAGAATTGTTGCTGATGATATGCCAGACAATATTTTAACTGGAAATTTGCTAAGCAGTATGAACATAAGAGAGCCTTTGTATATTTCCTTGCTAAAATACAGTAATGCCAACCTTGAGAAATATAGCAGTATTTCTAATATTGAGAAGATTGATTTTTCTGAAACAAGAGACAGTATTTTAAACTGGATAAAATATAATTCCCCGAAAGCAAGGGAAAAATCTGAAGAAATATTATTAAAATTGGAAAATATTTCATTTTCATACAATGAGAAAAGAAAAATATTAAAAAACATAGATATAGATGTAAAAAAAGGTGAAATGATAAGCATAGTTGGTTCAAATGGAGCGGGAAAATCTACGCTGTCAAAGGTTATTGCAGGATTTGAAAAGCAGGACGAAGGAAAGATTTATTATAAAAATTTGGATATAAGTGATGAAAATATAACAAAAAGAGCTGAGAAAATAGGTTTTGTACTGCAAAATCCGAATGCAATGATTTCAAAAGTTACAGTTTTTGATGAAGTTGCATTAGGACTAAAAACTAGAGGAGTTTCAGAAGATGAAATAGAAAAAAGAGTTATTGAGATTTTAGAAATATGTAAATTAAAGCCGTTTAGGAAATGGCCTATAAAAGCACTTAGCTATGGACAGAAAAAAAGGGTTACAATAGCGTCTGTCCTTGTGTTACAGCCTGAGATGATAATAGTAGATGAGCCGACAGCAGGGCAGGATTTATTTCATTACAGGGAAATAATGGAATTTTTGAAACAGCTGAATGAATTAGGGATTACAATTTTATTTATAACGCATGATATGCATTTGATGCTAGAGTATACTGACAAGGCATACGTTTTTAATGAAGGAAAAATTATAAAATCAGGAAATCCAGCACAGATTTTGGCAGATAGGAATGTGTTGGAACAGGCAAATTTGAAGGAAACTTCACTTCATTATGTGGCAGAAAAGGCTGGGATAAATTCCGAAGAGCTTATAAAAACATTTGTGCATTATGAAAAAGAGCAAAAAAGGGCAGGTGATTAG
- a CDS encoding uracil-DNA glycosylase: MVNIGNDWDEIFEKEKEFEKDYYLNLRKFLIKEYKTKTIYPDKYEIFSAFKLTSYKDCKVVILGQDPYHGENQAHGLAFSVKQGVSLPPSLKNIYKEIENEFGYKMSKNGFLEKWAEQGVLLLNTALTVVAGNANSHSKIGWEIFTDNVIKYLNEREEPIIFILWGNNAKSKKAFIDTNRHYILESVHPSPLSANRGFFGCGHFKKANGILKELGKEEIDWQI; encoded by the coding sequence ATGGTTAATATTGGAAATGACTGGGATGAAATTTTTGAAAAAGAAAAGGAATTTGAAAAGGATTATTATTTAAACTTGAGAAAATTTTTGATAAAAGAATACAAGACAAAAACAATTTATCCAGATAAATATGAAATTTTTTCTGCATTCAAACTGACAAGCTATAAGGACTGCAAAGTTGTAATTTTGGGGCAGGATCCATATCATGGCGAAAATCAGGCACATGGACTGGCATTTTCTGTAAAGCAGGGAGTTTCCTTGCCACCTTCCCTAAAAAATATTTATAAGGAAATTGAAAATGAATTTGGCTATAAAATGAGTAAAAATGGATTTCTTGAAAAATGGGCAGAACAGGGAGTCCTGCTTTTAAATACAGCACTTACTGTAGTTGCTGGAAATGCCAACTCACATTCAAAAATAGGATGGGAAATTTTTACAGATAATGTAATAAAATATTTGAATGAACGTGAAGAGCCAATAATTTTCATACTTTGGGGAAATAATGCCAAAAGTAAGAAAGCCTTTATTGACACAAATAGACACTATATTCTGGAAAGTGTTCATCCAAGCCCATTATCTGCAAACCGTGGATTTTTTGGCTGTGGACACTTTAAGAAAGCTAATGGTATTTTGAAAGAACTAGGGAAAGAGGAAATTGACTGGCAAATATAA
- a CDS encoding ECF-type riboflavin transporter substrate-binding protein, producing MEATTIKKVVAMGIGAAIYIVLSRFVAIPTPIPNTTLQVTFAFVALMAFIYGPAVGLGIGFIGHTLNDISGYGSVWFSWVAAAAFFGLATGFLGKIVKIENFNGAKIVKFIVGEVIISLISWVVLAPIIDIAIYKEPQAKAFAQGVTAALGNMIVVAILGTILIFAFSKTIVSKGSLKQE from the coding sequence ATGGAAGCAACAACAATTAAAAAAGTGGTAGCAATGGGAATCGGTGCAGCGATTTATATTGTATTATCAAGATTTGTAGCAATTCCGACACCAATTCCTAATACGACACTGCAAGTGACATTTGCTTTTGTAGCGTTGATGGCATTTATATATGGCCCTGCAGTTGGTCTGGGGATTGGATTTATTGGGCATACGCTTAATGATATTTCGGGATATGGAAGTGTGTGGTTCAGTTGGGTTGCAGCAGCGGCATTTTTTGGACTGGCAACTGGATTTTTAGGAAAAATTGTTAAAATCGAGAATTTTAATGGAGCAAAAATTGTAAAATTTATAGTGGGAGAAGTAATTATAAGTTTGATAAGCTGGGTAGTTCTAGCTCCAATTATTGATATTGCAATATATAAGGAACCCCAAGCAAAAGCATTTGCACAAGGAGTTACAGCGGCACTTGGAAATATGATAGTTGTAGCAATTTTAGGTACAATTTTAATATTCGCATTTTCAAAAACAATAGTAAGCAAAGGAAGCTTGAAACAGGAATAA